One segment of Phycisphaerae bacterium DNA contains the following:
- a CDS encoding alpha-galactosidase, which yields MHPSPGPFKYAVALALMACPVACGVTVSTEELKEARQWVAARFGETPQSPLPFSFRYDGKSFKDLVAAGNLSRESRKLDERRSQHMLTWTEPKTGLVVRCVAVEYHDFPTVEWTLYFKNAGTVDTPIIENIKALDAGYGRRGKDEFLLHHAVGSPADGSDYSPLETPLGPNAKKRISAAGGRPTNSDLCYFNVQQGGRGTIIAVGWPGQWAAEFARDGGESLHITIGQELTRFKLLPDEEVRSPLIALQFWTGDYIRSQNVWRQWMIAYNLPRPGGKLPTPLFFGCSSRAYEEMIKADEEKQVMFINRYLEEGLKIDYWWMDAGWYVNQSGWPNVGTWEVDLKRFPRGLRAISDHAHTKGVKILVWFEPERVTPGTWLYEKHPEWLLGKDGEQKLLNLGNPDACKWLTNHIDKLLTNQGIDLYRQDFNIDPLGYWRRNDAPDRQGITEIKHVTGYLAYWDGLRKRHPDMLIDSCASGGRRNDLETLRRAVPLWRSDHPFVPNSQQSMTYGLSLWIPYHGTGTVACENVGYYGGGFTPVEPYTFWSNVVPGLGCGIDLRVKEIDYAALRKLLDQWRTISAYYYGDFYPLTSCNRHSGSWMAWQFDMPEKGEGMIQVFRRKESMFRGADFKLGGLDPAKDYALTNLDTDKSSVFKGRDLMEAGLPVDIAERPGAVVLVYKVAQ from the coding sequence ATGCACCCCTCGCCTGGCCCGTTCAAGTATGCAGTGGCTCTCGCCCTCATGGCTTGTCCCGTTGCCTGCGGCGTGACCGTCTCGACCGAGGAACTGAAAGAGGCCCGGCAGTGGGTGGCGGCCAGGTTCGGCGAGACACCCCAGAGCCCATTGCCGTTCTCGTTCCGCTACGACGGGAAGTCGTTCAAGGACCTCGTCGCGGCCGGGAACCTGAGCCGCGAGAGCCGCAAGCTCGACGAGCGGCGAAGCCAGCACATGCTGACCTGGACCGAACCGAAGACCGGCTTGGTCGTGCGATGCGTGGCGGTCGAGTACCACGATTTCCCCACCGTCGAGTGGACGCTCTACTTCAAGAATGCCGGCACGGTCGATACGCCGATTATCGAGAATATAAAGGCTCTTGATGCTGGCTACGGACGCCGGGGCAAGGACGAGTTCCTGCTGCACCATGCGGTGGGCTCGCCTGCCGACGGGTCGGACTACAGCCCTCTGGAAACGCCGCTGGGGCCGAATGCTAAGAAGCGGATCTCCGCGGCCGGCGGGCGTCCAACCAACAGCGACCTGTGCTACTTCAACGTGCAGCAGGGGGGACGAGGCACGATCATTGCCGTGGGCTGGCCGGGCCAGTGGGCGGCCGAGTTCGCCCGCGATGGCGGTGAGAGCCTCCACATCACCATCGGCCAGGAGCTCACCCGCTTCAAGCTGCTGCCCGACGAGGAGGTCCGTTCGCCGCTGATTGCCCTCCAGTTCTGGACCGGCGACTACATCCGTTCCCAGAATGTCTGGCGCCAGTGGATGATCGCCTACAATCTGCCCCGGCCGGGCGGCAAACTGCCGACGCCGCTGTTCTTCGGATGCAGCTCGCGGGCCTACGAGGAGATGATCAAGGCCGACGAAGAGAAACAGGTGATGTTCATCAATCGTTACCTGGAGGAAGGCCTTAAGATCGACTACTGGTGGATGGACGCCGGCTGGTACGTGAACCAGTCAGGCTGGCCCAACGTGGGTACGTGGGAGGTTGACCTCAAGCGCTTCCCGCGGGGCCTCCGGGCGATCAGCGATCATGCCCACACCAAGGGCGTGAAAATCCTGGTGTGGTTCGAGCCGGAACGGGTCACGCCCGGCACCTGGCTCTACGAGAAGCACCCCGAGTGGCTGCTCGGCAAGGACGGCGAGCAGAAGCTACTCAACCTGGGCAACCCCGATGCCTGCAAGTGGTTGACCAACCACATCGACAAACTGCTCACCAACCAGGGAATCGACCTGTACCGCCAGGATTTCAACATCGATCCGCTCGGCTACTGGCGGCGTAACGACGCACCTGATCGCCAGGGCATCACCGAGATCAAGCATGTGACCGGATACCTGGCCTACTGGGACGGACTCCGAAAACGCCATCCGGATATGTTGATCGACTCCTGTGCCAGCGGCGGGCGGCGAAATGACCTCGAGACGCTTCGGCGAGCCGTGCCCTTGTGGCGGAGCGATCATCCCTTCGTGCCGAACAGTCAGCAAAGCATGACCTACGGCCTGTCGCTTTGGATTCCCTATCACGGGACAGGCACCGTGGCCTGCGAGAACGTCGGCTACTACGGCGGCGGATTCACGCCGGTCGAGCCGTACACCTTCTGGAGCAATGTCGTCCCCGGCCTCGGATGCGGTATCGACCTGCGGGTGAAGGAGATCGACTACGCCGCTCTCCGCAAGCTATTGGACCAGTGGCGCACGATCAGTGCCTACTACTACGGCGATTTCTACCCACTGACTTCGTGTAACCGCCACAGCGGAAGCTGGATGGCCTGGCAGTTCGATATGCCGGAGAAGGGCGAGGGCATGATCCAGGTCTTCCGGCGGAAGGAATCCATGTTCCGCGGCGCCGACTTCAAGCTCGGTGGGCTCGACCCTGCGAAAGACTACGCGCTCACGAATCTGGACACGGACAAGTCGTCGGTGTTCAAAGGACGCGACCTGATGGAGGCCGGGCTGCCCGTCGACATCGCTGAACGGCCCGGCGCCGTCGTTCTGGTCTACAAGGTCGCACAATGA
- a CDS encoding NPCBM/NEW2 domain-containing protein: MTLSLIRSLYLAALAVMMVIAPAMGLRPAQKEMARTHAWVEAKFMGTAPTPPAGPGLFVERNYGPVHRNARGDKPLRIGEVQFTHGLYCHANSRIRVVLPGPAKSFAAQVGIDTNGTWSGGTVVFSVLAGGKEVCKSEVCARGQAPRALKADLSEASEITIVVGDAGDNINSDQADWADAVVTLVDGKEIHIGDLPLFSAGGVESGVEPPFSFTYGGRSFAEAAKTWRIERQSRKLDDTRIEYVTTWTDPATGLCVRCVAIEYTDYPTTEWTLYFKNTATADTPIIEAINAIDTSFSGPVDGGCTLRYNTGDLNTVDSYAPRAEPLAPGEEKRIANTGGRPTQSVMPYFNLGWPGKGAIIVLSWAGQWNMLFSGPQPPDVNVRGGQELTHFKLHPGEEVRSPLVVAQFYDGDWLRGQNIWRQWLIDHNMPRPGGKLVPPMASICTGNFYPGLMTEAKQELSFLREHIQHGIRFDAWWQDAGWYPCEGVGWPKTGTWEVDKGRFPKGLREISDYVHSLGAKSILWFEPERVHPGTWLADQHPEWIHGGRNGGLLKLGDPDCRKWLVDHIDHLLTEQGIDIYRQDFNIDPLPYWRAADSEDRRGITEIRHVEGYFDYWDQLLRRHPGMFIDSCASGGRRNDLETLRRAVPLLRSDWYAAPDGQQCHTCGLSLWLPYHGTSGYLYNMQNGQYWIRSQMVAEYTFGPDATGLKNLDWQLLKTTMDEWRQINDCFYGDFYPLLPYSLAADVWMAWQYDRPALGKGVVQVFRRGESLYQAVRLPLRGLDPAASYEIANFDSSETLRLNGEELMKSGLPVSLNDKPGSAIFTYHLITK; the protein is encoded by the coding sequence ATGACCCTGTCTCTGATCCGTTCATTGTATCTCGCCGCGCTGGCGGTGATGATGGTGATCGCACCGGCCATGGGGCTCCGCCCCGCCCAAAAGGAGATGGCTCGTACCCATGCCTGGGTAGAGGCGAAGTTCATGGGCACCGCGCCGACCCCGCCGGCTGGTCCAGGTCTCTTCGTTGAGCGCAACTACGGCCCCGTGCACCGAAATGCTCGCGGCGACAAGCCCCTGCGCATCGGCGAGGTGCAGTTCACGCACGGCCTGTATTGTCACGCCAATAGCCGTATTCGAGTTGTCCTGCCTGGCCCTGCCAAGTCCTTCGCTGCTCAGGTCGGTATCGATACCAACGGCACCTGGTCCGGCGGCACCGTGGTTTTCTCGGTGCTCGCCGGGGGCAAGGAGGTCTGCAAATCCGAAGTATGCGCTCGCGGCCAGGCTCCTCGGGCCCTGAAGGCGGATCTGAGCGAGGCTTCGGAAATCACCATCGTGGTGGGCGACGCGGGCGACAACATCAACAGCGATCAGGCCGACTGGGCTGACGCCGTGGTCACCCTGGTCGACGGCAAGGAGATCCACATCGGAGATCTGCCCTTGTTCTCTGCTGGCGGCGTGGAGTCGGGCGTTGAACCTCCGTTTTCGTTCACCTACGGCGGCCGGTCGTTCGCTGAGGCGGCGAAGACCTGGAGAATTGAACGCCAATCCCGCAAGCTGGACGACACCCGCATCGAGTACGTCACCACCTGGACGGATCCCGCGACTGGACTATGCGTGCGCTGCGTGGCAATCGAGTACACGGACTATCCGACGACCGAGTGGACGCTGTACTTCAAGAACACCGCGACCGCCGACACGCCGATCATAGAAGCGATCAATGCCATCGATACTTCGTTCAGCGGCCCGGTCGACGGCGGTTGCACGCTGCGCTACAACACTGGGGATCTGAATACCGTGGACAGCTACGCGCCACGTGCCGAACCGCTGGCTCCGGGCGAGGAAAAGCGGATCGCCAACACCGGCGGGCGACCGACCCAGTCCGTCATGCCGTACTTCAACCTCGGCTGGCCGGGCAAGGGCGCGATCATCGTGCTCAGCTGGGCGGGTCAGTGGAACATGCTGTTCAGTGGCCCACAACCTCCGGATGTGAACGTCCGTGGCGGCCAGGAGCTCACCCACTTCAAGCTCCATCCCGGCGAGGAAGTCCGAAGCCCTCTGGTGGTCGCGCAGTTCTACGACGGCGACTGGCTGCGCGGGCAGAACATCTGGCGGCAGTGGCTGATTGATCACAACATGCCCCGGCCGGGCGGCAAGCTCGTCCCGCCCATGGCCTCGATCTGTACAGGTAACTTCTATCCCGGCCTGATGACCGAGGCGAAGCAGGAGTTGTCCTTCCTTCGCGAGCACATCCAACACGGTATCCGATTCGACGCCTGGTGGCAGGACGCCGGCTGGTATCCATGTGAAGGCGTGGGCTGGCCCAAAACCGGTACCTGGGAAGTCGATAAGGGCCGATTCCCCAAGGGCCTACGCGAGATCAGCGACTACGTCCACTCCCTGGGAGCCAAGTCGATCCTCTGGTTCGAGCCCGAACGCGTTCATCCCGGCACGTGGTTGGCCGACCAGCATCCCGAGTGGATTCACGGCGGACGCAACGGCGGTTTACTCAAACTCGGTGATCCGGATTGCCGCAAGTGGCTGGTCGATCACATCGATCACCTCCTCACCGAGCAGGGCATCGACATCTACCGCCAGGATTTCAACATCGACCCCTTGCCGTACTGGCGAGCCGCGGACAGCGAAGATCGCCGGGGCATCACCGAAATTCGCCACGTGGAAGGCTACTTCGACTATTGGGATCAGCTCCTTCGACGCCACCCGGGCATGTTCATCGATTCGTGTGCCTCCGGCGGGCGGCGCAACGACCTGGAAACGCTGCGGCGAGCCGTGCCCCTGCTGCGCAGTGATTGGTACGCCGCTCCCGACGGCCAGCAGTGCCATACCTGCGGGCTGTCCTTGTGGCTGCCGTACCACGGCACGTCCGGCTACCTCTACAACATGCAGAACGGCCAGTACTGGATCCGCAGCCAGATGGTCGCCGAGTATACCTTCGGGCCCGACGCCACTGGGCTCAAGAACCTCGATTGGCAACTGCTCAAGACCACGATGGACGAGTGGCGTCAGATCAACGACTGCTTCTATGGCGACTTCTATCCGCTCCTGCCGTACTCGCTGGCCGCCGACGTCTGGATGGCTTGGCAGTACGACCGGCCGGCGCTAGGCAAGGGCGTGGTTCAGGTCTTCCGCCGCGGGGAGAGCCTTTATCAGGCGGTGCGGCTGCCACTCCGCGGCCTGGATCCGGCGGCGTCCTACGAAATCGCCAACTTCGATTCAAGTGAAACCCTCCGGTTGAACGGTGAGGAACTGATGAAGAGCGGCCTGCCGGTTTCACTGAACGATAAGCCCGGCTCCGCGATCTTTACCTACCACCTGATCACCAAGTAG
- a CDS encoding NPCBM/NEW2 domain-containing protein translates to MPQARRMMGWGLVFALSAVTAARGVFVTPGEMAEAKRWVSAKFEGMVQTEEPKAGLRVLANNDPVQLNARAGRPMKLADKTYSRGLYCHAVSKVVVRLPGPGKTFTAIVGVDSNEQTTGGRGSVAFSVSVAGDEAYRSPVLREGMPGVAVRVDLKGTSEFVLEVLDGGDGIACDQADWADARVVLADGQSLWLGELPILDGSRPPYTTEPPFSFVYDARPSSEFLAGWEVKREKKRLDERRIEHALTWTDPKTALVVKCIGVEYGDFPTIEWTITFKNTGNADTPIIEKIQAIDTVFGGPAQGEFVLRSHTGDLCTKDSFQPHVDVLAAKSEKRIANSGGRPTQAAFPYFNVTWPGDGAVVVLSWAGQWATTFSRGETSGLRVSGGQELTHFRLHADEQVRGPMAVVQFYKGDWLRAQNVWRKWMLAHSMPRPGGKLPPQQLAACSSHQFGEMINADTKSQIFFVDRYLEEGLKLDYWWMDAGWYWNKSGWWNTGTWEVDTNRFPKGLREVSDHAHAKDVRIIVWFEPERVTPGTWLYDKHPEWLLGKDGEVKLLNMGNPQAVKWVTDHVNKLIDDQGIDLYRQDYNIDPLPYWRAADTEGRQGITEIRYVEGYFAYWDGLLAKHPNMLIDSCASGGRRNDLETLRRAVPLLRSDYIIEPVGNQGHTYALSLWFPYFGTGTGAMDAYGLRSVMCPHFTACFDMRRKDLNYESARQLLGQWRKIGPCFFGDYYPLTPYSLTDDDWIGWQFNRPEEGDGFVQVFRRAGSAYRAADLKMHGLNPEKKYAVTNLDTDKEIVASGEDLMGQGLPTEITTRPGAGLYSYRVVP, encoded by the coding sequence ATGCCGCAGGCGCGTCGCATGATGGGTTGGGGGCTGGTGTTCGCTTTGTCGGCCGTTACCGCGGCCCGGGGAGTCTTCGTGACGCCCGGGGAAATGGCGGAGGCAAAACGATGGGTCTCCGCCAAGTTCGAGGGAATGGTCCAGACCGAGGAGCCGAAGGCCGGATTGCGCGTGCTGGCCAACAACGATCCCGTCCAGCTGAACGCCCGGGCCGGTCGTCCGATGAAGCTCGCGGACAAGACTTACAGCCGCGGCCTCTACTGTCACGCCGTCAGCAAGGTCGTCGTTCGCCTGCCGGGACCCGGCAAGACCTTCACAGCCATCGTCGGCGTGGACAGCAACGAGCAGACGACCGGCGGACGGGGCAGCGTGGCGTTTTCGGTGAGCGTGGCCGGAGATGAGGCCTATCGCTCGCCGGTGCTGCGCGAAGGGATGCCCGGCGTTGCCGTGCGCGTAGATCTTAAAGGAACTTCAGAGTTTGTTTTGGAGGTTTTGGATGGCGGCGACGGCATTGCCTGCGACCAGGCCGACTGGGCAGACGCACGTGTCGTCTTGGCCGACGGCCAGAGCCTCTGGCTGGGCGAGCTGCCGATTCTCGATGGGTCCCGGCCGCCGTACACCACCGAACCTCCGTTTTCATTCGTCTATGATGCCCGCCCGTCGTCGGAGTTCCTGGCCGGCTGGGAGGTCAAACGCGAGAAGAAGAGGCTGGATGAACGGCGGATCGAGCATGCCCTGACCTGGACCGATCCCAAAACCGCCCTGGTGGTGAAGTGCATCGGCGTCGAGTACGGCGATTTCCCGACCATCGAGTGGACGATCACCTTCAAGAATACCGGCAACGCCGATACGCCGATCATCGAGAAGATCCAGGCGATTGACACGGTCTTCGGCGGCCCGGCTCAGGGTGAGTTCGTGCTCCGGTCTCACACCGGCGACCTGTGCACGAAGGACAGCTTCCAGCCGCACGTCGACGTGCTGGCGGCCAAGAGCGAGAAGCGAATCGCCAACAGCGGCGGACGGCCGACCCAGGCAGCGTTCCCGTACTTCAATGTCACCTGGCCGGGCGACGGGGCGGTTGTCGTATTGAGCTGGGCCGGTCAGTGGGCGACGACCTTCTCGCGCGGCGAGACCAGCGGCCTCCGCGTGAGCGGCGGGCAGGAACTCACTCACTTCAGGCTGCATGCCGATGAACAAGTGCGCGGCCCGATGGCCGTCGTGCAGTTCTACAAGGGCGACTGGCTCCGGGCTCAGAACGTCTGGCGCAAGTGGATGCTCGCCCACAGCATGCCCCGCCCGGGCGGGAAACTGCCGCCGCAGCAGTTGGCCGCATGCAGCTCACACCAGTTCGGCGAAATGATCAATGCCGACACCAAGAGCCAGATCTTCTTCGTGGATCGCTATCTCGAGGAAGGCCTCAAGCTCGACTACTGGTGGATGGACGCGGGCTGGTACTGGAACAAGAGCGGATGGTGGAACACCGGCACCTGGGAAGTCGACACCAACCGGTTCCCCAAAGGCCTGCGCGAGGTCAGCGATCACGCCCACGCCAAAGACGTTCGCATCATCGTCTGGTTCGAGCCGGAACGGGTGACGCCCGGCACCTGGCTGTACGACAAGCATCCGGAGTGGCTTCTGGGCAAGGATGGCGAGGTCAAGCTGCTCAATATGGGCAACCCCCAAGCAGTGAAATGGGTCACCGATCACGTCAACAAGCTCATCGATGACCAGGGCATCGATCTCTACCGTCAGGACTACAACATCGACCCGTTGCCCTATTGGCGAGCCGCGGACACCGAGGGCCGCCAGGGCATCACCGAGATCCGCTACGTCGAGGGGTACTTCGCCTACTGGGACGGCTTGCTCGCGAAGCATCCTAACATGCTGATCGACTCCTGTGCCAGCGGGGGGCGACGGAATGACCTGGAAACGCTGCGCCGCGCGGTTCCACTGCTCCGCAGCGACTACATCATCGAGCCGGTCGGCAACCAGGGGCATACCTATGCCCTGTCCTTGTGGTTCCCGTACTTCGGCACCGGCACCGGGGCGATGGACGCCTATGGGCTTCGCAGCGTCATGTGCCCCCACTTCACCGCCTGCTTCGACATGCGCCGCAAAGACCTCAACTACGAGAGCGCTCGCCAGCTGCTCGGCCAATGGCGCAAGATTGGACCGTGTTTCTTCGGTGACTACTATCCGCTGACCCCTTACAGTCTGACCGACGACGACTGGATCGGCTGGCAGTTCAATCGCCCGGAGGAAGGCGACGGATTCGTGCAGGTCTTCCGTCGAGCGGGAAGCGCCTATCGGGCCGCGGATCTGAAGATGCACGGACTCAATCCGGAGAAGAAGTACGCGGTGACCAATCTGGACACGGACAAGGAAATCGTCGCCTCGGGAGAAGATCTCATGGGCCAAGGCCTGCCCACCGAGATCACCACGCGTCCCGGTGCGGGTCTGTATTCGTACAGAGTCGTGCCCTGA
- a CDS encoding FadR family transcriptional regulator, protein MKTRHRPLDRVPLVSAVAGRLRSLIVEGGYSAGDRLPSELELMKRWQVSRPVLREAVNRLAAVGLLTVRHGSGTFVAQREWLSSCVKLVGSSMAIGPRELMQFVEFRRVLEGYAARKAAMVAEPEQVTALGQALEEALGVVARRSPQAMEADFRFHCMLVEIGGNPLMRNLLELLHEFSMAGMRRTQPAAMSDPQGAEIHRAIVRAIRDRSPGAAERAVHAHMDLLITRLEADSAEDSSPEKREPPSESQDS, encoded by the coding sequence ATGAAAACCAGACATCGTCCCTTGGACCGAGTTCCGCTCGTGTCGGCGGTGGCCGGACGGCTCCGCTCCCTGATCGTGGAGGGAGGATACTCGGCTGGCGATCGCCTCCCGAGCGAATTGGAACTGATGAAACGCTGGCAGGTGAGCCGGCCGGTGCTGCGCGAGGCGGTCAACCGGCTTGCGGCGGTCGGACTGCTGACTGTTCGGCACGGGAGCGGCACGTTCGTCGCCCAGCGCGAGTGGCTGTCCAGCTGCGTGAAGCTGGTCGGCAGCTCCATGGCCATCGGTCCCAGGGAGTTGATGCAGTTCGTCGAGTTTCGACGCGTCCTGGAGGGCTACGCGGCGCGAAAGGCGGCGATGGTTGCCGAGCCGGAACAAGTCACGGCCCTGGGTCAGGCACTTGAAGAAGCGCTCGGCGTGGTGGCCCGGCGGAGCCCGCAGGCCATGGAAGCCGACTTCCGGTTTCACTGCATGCTGGTGGAGATCGGCGGCAATCCTCTGATGCGCAACCTGCTGGAACTGCTCCACGAGTTCAGCATGGCGGGAATGAGACGCACTCAGCCGGCCGCAATGAGCGATCCTCAGGGTGCCGAGATCCACCGGGCCATCGTGAGAGCGATACGCGACCGCTCTCCTGGGGCGGCCGAACGGGCGGTCCACGCCCACATGGACTTGTTGATCACGCGATTGGAGGCGGACTCCGCCGAGGATTCGTCGCCGGAAAAGCGCGAGCCACCCTCGGAGTCGCAGGACAGTTGA